A window from Salmo trutta chromosome 29, fSalTru1.1, whole genome shotgun sequence encodes these proteins:
- the ccnb2 gene encoding G2/mitotic-specific cyclin-B2, with the protein MSSLEVRAALNADNPALMGKANVAGARRAVLGELSNFPNASKAVPSKNTVAAKASTKQSMNQKDQPAAVRPKRSPVPQVPQPEESANVSMKEEELCQAFSVALLAVEDIDEGDSDMPQLCSEYIKDIYGYLQRLETQQSVRPKYMNGYEINGRMRALLIDWLVQVHSRFQLLQETLYLTVAILDRFLQVQTIGRKKLQLVGVTAMLLASKYEEMYSPEIGDFVYITDNAFTKAHIREMEQLILHSLNFELGRPLPLHFLRRASKAGNADVEKHTLAKYLMELTLLDYDMVHYHPSEIAAAALCLSQLLLDRLNWTPTQEHYSTYNENHLKPIMQHIAKNVVSVNEGRTKLQAVKTKYASSRLMRISLIPQLKSAVVNDMAAALLPEHKP; encoded by the exons ATGTCTTCATTAGAAGTTCGTGCTGCG TTAAACGCAGACAACCCAGCACTAATGGGGAAAGCAAACGTAGCTGGAGCAAGAAGGGCTGTCCTTGGAGAGCTGTCCAACTTTCCCAATGCCAGCAAAGCGGTGCCGTCCAAG aACACTGTTGCTGCTAAGGCTTCAACCAAACAATCTATGAACCAAAAAGATCAGCCAGCAGCTGTTCGGCCTAAACGTTCCCCAGTGCCTCAAGTTCCTCAGCCTGAAGAGTCTGCTAACGTGTCCATGAAAGAAGAGGAATTGTGTCAGGCGTTCTCAGTAGCTCTACTTGCTGTAGAAGACATTGACGAAGGGGATTCAGACATGCCACAACTGTGCTCTGAATATATAAAGGATATCTATGGATATTTGCAGCGCCTTGAA ACCCAGCAGTCTGTCCGGCCGAAGTACATGAATGGCTATGAGATCAATGGACGCATGCGCGCTCTCCTGATTGACTGGCTGGTTCAGGTGCACTCCAGGTTCCAGCTACTGCAGGAGACTCTGTATTTGACTGTGGCCATCCTGGATCGCTTTCTTCAG GTGCAAACTATTGGCCGCAAGAAGCTCCAGCTGGTTGGGGTGACTGCCATGTTGTTGGCTTCCAAGTATGAAGAGATGTATTCCCCGGAGATTGGTGATTTCGTTTACATCACAGACAATGCATTCACCAAGGCCCATATTCGGGAGATGGAACAGCTGATTCTGCATAGTCTGAACTTTGAGCTTGGACGGCCTCTACCCCTACACTTCCTCAGGAGAGCCTCCAAGGCTGGCAAT GCTGATGTTGAGAAGCACACACTAGCCAAATACCTCATGGAACTGACCCTCCTTGACTATGACATGGTGCACTACCATCCTTCTGAGATTGCAGCTGCTGCCTTGTGCCTCTCCCAGCTGCTGCTTGATAGGCTCAACTGG ACTCCAACACAGGAGCATTACTCTACCTATAATGAGAACCACCTCAAGCCAATCATGCAGCACATTGCCAAAAATGTTGTCTCTGTCAATGAAGGGCGAACAAAGCTTCAG GCTGTCAAGACTAAGTATGCAAGCAGCAGGCTAATGAGGATCAGCCTCATCCCTCAGCTGAAGTCTGCTGTTGTAAATGACATGGCTGCTGCTCTGCTCCCAGAACATAAACCCTGA